One genomic window of Anticarsia gemmatalis isolate Benzon Research Colony breed Stoneville strain chromosome 23, ilAntGemm2 primary, whole genome shotgun sequence includes the following:
- the LOC142983085 gene encoding attacin-A-like — protein sequence MFATKLFLAAVLLVCVSARHIQFEDVPYGEHEEYRYPVYDVDEDFEYQHPGHLASARVRRQAQASYTLNGDGTSGANAKIPLVGNGQNVLSALGSAGYDDKNKLASKGFGLALDNVNGHGVSVMKETLPGFGSKLTGAGHATLFHNDNHNVGANAFVSRNMPTNYPGVPNFNTVGAGVDYMFKNKVGASLGMANTPFLERKDYSAMGNLNLFRSPTSTVDFTAGYKRFEMPRFDSGWKPNFGITFGRSF from the exons atgttcgcTACAAAGTTATTCCTGGCAGCAGTTCTGCTAGTGTGTGTGAGCGCCCGACACATTCAGTTCGAGGACGTGCCGTATGGAGAACACGAAGAGTATAGATACCCGGTGTACGACGTAGACGAGGACTTTGAGTACCAGCACCCGGGACACTTGGCGAGCGCCAGGGTCAGGCGTCAGGCACAAGCCAGCTACACGCTCAATGGTGACGGCACTTCTGGAGCTAACGCTAAAATACCGCTCGTTGGTAATGGTCAGAATGTTCTGAGTGCACTCGGCAGCGCAGGCTACGACGACAAGAATAAATTGGCTTCTAAAGGCTTTGGGTTGGCTCTCGATAATGT CAACGGTCACGGAGTATCTGTGATGAAGGAAACTCTGCCCGGGTTCGGCTCCAAGCTCACAGGCGCTGGTCACGCCACTCTGTTCCACAATGACAACCACAACGTCGGCGCTAATGCCTTCGTCTCCAGGAACATGCCCACCAACTACCCCGGCGTGCCCAACTTCAACACTGTCGGTGCAGGAGTCGACTATATGTTCAA GAACAAGGTGGGCGCGTCTCTGGGCATGGCGAACACTCCGTTCTTAGAACGTAAGGACTACTCAGCGATGGGGAACCTCAACTTGTTCCGCTCTCCCACCAGCACGGTTGACTTCACCGCCGGCTACAAGAGGTTCGAAATGCCGCGCTTTGACAGCGGCTGGAAACCAAACTTCGGAATTACTTTTGGCAGAtctttttaa